One Flagellimonas sp. CMM7 genomic region harbors:
- the rplE gene encoding 50S ribosomal protein L5, which translates to MSYIPRLKTEYKERVVKALSEEFGYKNVMQVPKLEKIVVSRGVGAAVSDKKLIDHAVDELSNITGQKAIATLSKKDVASFKLRKGMPIGAKVTLRGERMYEFLDRLITSALPRVRDFQGIKATGFDGRGNYNLGVTEQIIFPEINIDKINRINGMDITFVTSADTDKEAKSLLTELGLPFKKN; encoded by the coding sequence ATGAGTTACATTCCAAGATTAAAGACAGAATATAAGGAACGTGTTGTAAAGGCATTGTCCGAAGAGTTTGGTTACAAAAATGTAATGCAAGTTCCAAAGTTGGAGAAGATAGTTGTCAGCCGTGGGGTTGGTGCTGCCGTATCTGACAAGAAACTTATCGATCATGCGGTTGATGAGTTGTCGAATATTACTGGGCAAAAGGCGATTGCTACCCTTTCAAAAAAGGATGTTGCTTCCTTTAAATTGAGAAAAGGTATGCCAATTGGTGCCAAAGTAACTCTTAGAGGTGAAAGAATGTATGAGTTCTTGGATAGATTGATTACATCTGCACTTCCTAGAGTACGTGATTTTCAAGGGATAAAGGCTACAGGTTTTGATGGAAGGGGTAATTATAACCTTGGTGTTACGGAGCAAATCATTTTCCCAGAGATCAATATTGATAAAATCAACAGAATTAACGGTATGGATATCACATTCGTTACTTCTGCAGACACAGATAAAGAAGCTAAATCATTGTTAACCGAATTGGGATTACCCTTTAAAAAGAACTAA
- the rplW gene encoding 50S ribosomal protein L23: protein MSVLIKPIITEKMTADSELFNRYGFYVDPKANKLQIKEAVETTYGVSVDKVRTMNYGPNRKSRYTKTGIQHGKTNALKKAIVDVAESDIIDFYSNL from the coding sequence ATGAGTGTGTTGATAAAACCAATCATTACGGAAAAAATGACCGCGGACAGCGAGCTTTTCAATCGTTATGGTTTCTATGTTGACCCAAAGGCCAACAAACTTCAGATCAAAGAAGCGGTTGAGACTACCTATGGTGTTTCTGTGGATAAAGTACGTACCATGAACTATGGTCCAAATCGTAAGAGTCGCTATACAAAAACAGGAATCCAACACGGAAAAACAAACGCCTTGAAAAAAGCGATTGTTGATGTGGCGGAAAGCGATATTATTGATTTTTACAGTAATCTATAA
- the rpsH gene encoding 30S ribosomal protein S8, giving the protein MLTDPISDYLTRIRNASSAGHRVVDIPASNLKRQITKILFDQGYILSYKFEDNKVQGNIKIALKYDKFTKEPVIKKLQRVSKPGLRKYAGSGELPRVLNGLGVAIVSTSHGVMTSKQAKQDNVGGEVLCYVY; this is encoded by the coding sequence ATGCTTACAGATCCAATTTCAGATTATTTGACCAGAATTAGAAATGCCAGTAGTGCAGGTCATAGGGTAGTGGATATTCCCGCTTCCAATCTAAAAAGACAGATTACCAAAATATTGTTCGATCAAGGATATATTTTGAGCTACAAGTTCGAGGATAACAAAGTTCAAGGGAACATTAAAATTGCCTTGAAGTATGATAAGTTTACCAAAGAGCCGGTTATTAAAAAATTGCAAAGGGTAAGTAAACCTGGACTACGTAAATATGCAGGTTCAGGTGAATTGCCAAGAGTTCTTAACGGTTTGGGTGTTGCTATTGTTTCAACATCTCACGGAGTTATGACAAGCAAACAAGCTAAGCAAGATAACGTAGGTGGCGAAGTTTTGTGCTACGTTTATTAA
- the rplC gene encoding 50S ribosomal protein L3, protein MSGLIGRKIGMTSIFDENGKNIPCTVLEAGPCVVTQVRTEEVDGYSALQLGFDDKAEKRANKAELGHVKKAGASPKKKVVEFRDFEGEHKLGDTLGVDLFMEGEFVDVIGTSKGKGFQGVVKRHGFAGVGQATHGQHNRLRAPGSIGAASYPARVFKGMKMAGRMGGGRVTVQNLKVLKVVPEKNLIVVKGCVPGHKNAYVTIEK, encoded by the coding sequence ATGTCTGGGTTAATAGGAAGAAAAATCGGTATGACCAGCATCTTCGACGAGAATGGAAAGAATATTCCATGCACCGTTCTTGAAGCTGGACCATGCGTGGTTACCCAAGTCAGAACCGAAGAGGTTGACGGGTACAGTGCCCTTCAGCTTGGTTTCGATGACAAGGCAGAAAAACGTGCAAACAAGGCTGAACTTGGTCATGTTAAAAAAGCAGGTGCTTCTCCAAAGAAGAAAGTCGTTGAATTCCGAGATTTTGAAGGTGAACATAAATTAGGTGACACTTTGGGTGTTGATCTTTTTATGGAAGGTGAATTTGTAGATGTAATAGGTACATCAAAAGGAAAAGGTTTTCAAGGTGTTGTTAAAAGACACGGCTTTGCCGGAGTTGGTCAAGCAACCCACGGTCAGCATAACAGACTAAGAGCTCCTGGTTCCATTGGTGCAGCGTCTTATCCAGCTCGCGTTTTCAAAGGAATGAAAATGGCAGGTAGAATGGGTGGAGGAAGAGTAACAGTTCAAAACTTGAAAGTATTAAAAGTGGTTCCGGAGAAAAACCTTATTGTAGTAAAAGGTTGTGTTCCAGGTCATAAGAATGCTTACGTAACAATTGAGAAGTAA
- the rpsN gene encoding 30S ribosomal protein S14: MAKESMKAREVKRAKTVAKYAEKRKALKEAGDYEALQKLPKNASPVRMRNRCKLTGRPRGYMRTFGISRVTFREMANQGLIPGVKKASW; the protein is encoded by the coding sequence ATGGCTAAGGAATCAATGAAAGCCCGTGAGGTAAAAAGGGCTAAAACGGTAGCAAAATATGCTGAAAAGAGAAAGGCTTTGAAAGAAGCGGGTGATTATGAAGCTTTACAAAAGCTTCCTAAGAACGCATCTCCAGTACGTATGCGTAACCGATGCAAATTGACTGGAAGACCAAGAGGGTATATGAGAACATTTGGTATATCTAGGGTTACTTTTAGGGAAATGGCCAATCAAGGTTTGATCCCGGGAGTTAAAAAAGCAAGTTGGTAA
- the rplP gene encoding 50S ribosomal protein L16 produces the protein MLQPKRTKFRKAQKGRMKGDSQRGHQLSNGMFGIKSLDSHFITSRQIEAARIAATRYMKRQGQLWIKIFPDKPITKKPLEVRMGKGKGAPEYFVAVVKPGRIMFEVAGVPMDVAKEALRLAAQKLPVKTKFIVARDYSA, from the coding sequence ATGTTACAGCCAAAAAGAACAAAATTTCGTAAAGCCCAGAAGGGACGTATGAAAGGAGACTCCCAAAGAGGGCACCAACTTTCCAATGGAATGTTTGGTATTAAGTCCTTGGATTCACACTTCATCACTTCTCGTCAGATAGAAGCTGCACGTATTGCTGCGACAAGGTACATGAAAAGGCAAGGTCAACTGTGGATTAAAATATTCCCGGACAAACCTATCACTAAAAAGCCTCTTGAAGTACGTATGGGTAAAGGTAAAGGTGCTCCTGAATATTTTGTTGCAGTTGTTAAGCCAGGAAGAATCATGTTTGAGGTAGCTGGAGTTCCAATGGATGTTGCAAAAGAAGCATTGAGGCTTGCGGCGCAAAAATTACCAGTGAAGACTAAGTTTATCGTAGCAAGGGATTATTCCGCTTAA
- the rpmC gene encoding 50S ribosomal protein L29 has product MKQSEIKELSIEELKERLAEHKKQHADLKVAHSVTPLENPLQIRKTRRTVARLATELTKRELQ; this is encoded by the coding sequence ATGAAACAATCAGAGATAAAAGAACTTTCAATTGAAGAGCTAAAAGAAAGATTAGCTGAGCATAAAAAACAACACGCTGATTTGAAAGTAGCGCATTCAGTTACTCCTTTGGAAAATCCTTTACAGATAAGAAAAACGAGAAGGACGGTAGCAAGACTTGCAACAGAATTAACAAAAAGGGAATTACAATAA
- the rplN gene encoding 50S ribosomal protein L14, with amino-acid sequence MLQQESRLKVADNTGAKEVLTIRVLGGTKRRYASLGDKIVVTVKEAAPNGTVKKGSVSTAVVVRTKKEVRRPDGSYIRFDDNACVLLNPTGEMRGTRVFGPVARELRDKQFMKIVSLAPEVL; translated from the coding sequence ATGTTACAGCAAGAATCTAGATTAAAGGTCGCGGACAACACCGGTGCAAAAGAAGTTTTGACCATTCGTGTGCTTGGAGGAACAAAAAGAAGATATGCTTCATTGGGAGATAAGATTGTGGTGACTGTTAAAGAAGCCGCCCCCAATGGTACTGTAAAAAAAGGTTCTGTTTCAACAGCTGTTGTGGTTCGTACAAAGAAAGAAGTAAGAAGACCGGATGGCTCTTACATCCGTTTTGATGACAACGCATGTGTGTTATTGAATCCAACAGGTGAAATGAGAGGAACTAGGGTTTTTGGACCAGTTGCCAGAGAGCTTAGGGACAAGCAGTTCATGAAGATTGTTTCATTAGCTCCAGAGGTGCTTTAA
- the rplV gene encoding 50S ribosomal protein L22 → MGVRKKQMAERLKEEKKQLAFAKLNNCPTSPRKMRLVADLIRGKQIEMALAILKFNSKEASRKLEKLLLSAIANWEAKNEDASIEDADLFIKEIRVDGGTMLKRLRPAPQGRAHRIRKRSNHVTMVLESNNNVQS, encoded by the coding sequence ATGGGAGTTCGAAAAAAACAAATGGCCGAAAGGTTGAAGGAAGAGAAAAAGCAACTTGCTTTTGCAAAGCTTAACAACTGCCCTACCTCACCAAGAAAGATGCGTTTAGTAGCTGACTTGATTAGAGGAAAGCAGATAGAAATGGCACTTGCAATTTTAAAGTTCAATTCAAAAGAAGCTTCTAGAAAGTTGGAGAAACTTTTGCTTTCTGCAATTGCTAACTGGGAAGCTAAGAATGAGGATGCAAGTATTGAAGATGCGGACCTTTTTATAAAGGAAATCCGTGTGGATGGCGGTACTATGTTGAAAAGATTGCGTCCAGCACCACAAGGTAGAGCACATAGAATTAGAAAACGTTCCAATCATGTTACCATGGTTTTGGAATCTAATAACAACGTTCAAAGCTAG
- the rplX gene encoding 50S ribosomal protein L24 → MKLKIKTGDTVRVVAGDHKGTEGKVLQLDREKNKAIVEGANIVSKHEKPSAKNPQGGIVKKEAPIHVSNLSLIDPKSGENTRVGYEVRDGKKVRFAKKSNEVI, encoded by the coding sequence ATGAAGTTGAAAATAAAAACAGGAGATACGGTAAGGGTCGTTGCGGGAGACCACAAAGGCACTGAGGGCAAAGTACTTCAGCTTGACCGTGAAAAGAACAAAGCTATCGTGGAAGGAGCCAATATAGTCTCTAAGCACGAAAAGCCGAGTGCAAAGAATCCTCAAGGAGGAATTGTAAAAAAAGAAGCTCCTATCCATGTTTCCAACCTTTCGTTGATCGATCCAAAATCTGGAGAGAATACACGAGTAGGGTATGAAGTGAGAGATGGAAAGAAAGTTAGATTTGCGAAGAAATCCAATGAAGTAATTTAG
- the rpsL gene encoding 30S ribosomal protein S12 yields MPTISQLVRKGRVTITKKSKSAALDSCPQRRGVCTRVYTTTPKKPNSAMRKVARVRLTNGKEVNAYIPGEGHNLQEHSIVLVRGGRVKDLPGVRYHIVRGALDTAGVAGRTQRRSKYGAKRPKK; encoded by the coding sequence ATGCCAACAATTTCACAATTAGTACGAAAAGGAAGAGTCACAATTACCAAGAAGAGTAAATCGGCTGCTTTGGATTCGTGTCCTCAAAGACGAGGGGTTTGTACGCGTGTTTATACAACTACGCCAAAGAAACCAAATTCTGCAATGCGAAAAGTTGCAAGGGTAAGGTTGACAAATGGTAAGGAAGTTAACGCATACATCCCTGGTGAAGGTCACAATCTCCAAGAGCACTCGATAGTATTGGTTAGAGGTGGTAGAGTAAAGGATTTGCCAGGAGTTAGATATCATATCGTCCGTGGCGCATTGGATACTGCAGGTGTTGCGGGTAGAACACAGCGTAGGTCAAAATACGGTGCAAAACGTCCAAAAAAATAA
- the rpsQ gene encoding 30S ribosomal protein S17 → MEKRNLRKERIGVVTSNKMEKSIVVAEVKRVKHPMYGKFVLKTKKYVAHDEKNDCKEGDTVKIMETRPLSKTKCWRLVEILERAK, encoded by the coding sequence ATGGAAAAAAGAAATTTAAGAAAAGAAAGAATAGGGGTTGTTACCAGCAATAAAATGGAGAAATCGATTGTGGTTGCTGAAGTAAAGCGAGTAAAGCACCCTATGTACGGTAAGTTCGTTTTGAAGACCAAGAAGTACGTTGCCCATGATGAAAAGAATGATTGCAAGGAAGGTGACACTGTTAAAATAATGGAAACAAGACCATTGAGTAAGACTAAATGTTGGAGACTGGTTGAAATCCTTGAAAGAGCTAAATAA
- the rpsJ gene encoding 30S ribosomal protein S10 yields MSQKIRIKLKSYDHNLVDKSAEKIVKTVKTTGAVVTGPIPLPTHKKIFTVLRSPHVNKKSREQFQLSSYKRLLDIYSSSSKTIDALMKLELPSGVEVEIKV; encoded by the coding sequence ATGAGTCAAAAAATTAGAATAAAACTTAAATCTTACGATCACAATTTAGTGGATAAATCTGCTGAGAAGATTGTAAAAACAGTTAAGACAACCGGTGCTGTGGTTACTGGGCCAATCCCATTGCCAACGCACAAAAAGATATTTACGGTTTTGCGTTCGCCACACGTGAACAAGAAATCAAGAGAGCAATTCCAGTTGAGTTCTTATAAGAGATTATTGGATATTTACAGTTCTTCTTCAAAAACCATTGATGCTTTAATGAAATTAGAGCTTCCGAGTGGTGTAGAAGTCGAAATAAAAGTATAA
- the fusA gene encoding elongation factor G, which produces MSRDLKFTRNIGIAAHIDAGKTTTTERILFYTGVSHKIGEVHDGAATMDWMEQEQERGITITSAATTCTWEFPTENGKPTADAKGYHFNIIDTPGHVDFTVEVNRSLRVLDGLVFLFSAVDGVEPQSETNWRLADNYKVPRIGFVNKMDRQGSNFLNVCNQVKTMLGSNAVPIVLPIGDEADFKGIVDLAKNRAIVWHDDNFGSTFDVVDIPEEMKAEVKEYRAALIEAVAEYDEELMEKFFEDEDSITEEEVHAALRAAVMDRAIIPMICGSSFKNKGVQFLLDAVCRYLPSPIDKDDIVGTDPNTGNEITRKPDSKEPFSALAFKIATDPFVGRLAFFRAYSGRLDAGSYILNNRSGKKERISRIYQMHSNKQNAIDYIEAGDIGAAVGFKDIKTGDTMSSEKHPIILESMDFPDPVIGIAVEPKTKADVDKLGMALAKLAEEDPTFQVKTDEASGQTIISGMGELHLDIIVDRLRREFKVEVNQGEPQVEYKEALTKMAAHRETYKKQSGGRGKFGDIVFEMSPADEDFEGTGLQFIDEIKGGRIPKEFIPSVEKGFKAAMKNGPLAGFEMDTMKVTLKDGSFHPVDSDALSFELAAKMGYKAAGKAAGAVIMEPIMKIEVLTPEENMGDIVGDLNRRRGTISDMSDRAGAKVVKGTVPLSEMFGYVTSLRTLSSGRATSTMEFSHYAETPSSISEEVIKSVKGVTA; this is translated from the coding sequence ATGTCAAGAGATTTAAAATTCACAAGGAATATAGGTATTGCAGCGCATATTGATGCTGGAAAAACCACTACTACAGAACGTATTCTGTTTTATACCGGTGTAAGTCATAAGATTGGTGAAGTGCATGATGGCGCTGCCACTATGGACTGGATGGAGCAGGAGCAGGAGCGTGGTATAACAATTACCTCGGCTGCAACTACTTGTACATGGGAATTCCCTACAGAAAATGGAAAGCCTACGGCAGATGCCAAAGGATATCACTTTAATATTATAGATACCCCAGGTCACGTTGATTTTACCGTAGAGGTAAATCGTTCATTACGTGTGTTGGATGGTTTGGTTTTCTTGTTTAGTGCTGTTGATGGTGTTGAACCACAATCAGAGACTAATTGGAGATTGGCCGATAACTATAAAGTGCCACGTATAGGTTTTGTTAACAAAATGGACCGTCAAGGGTCCAACTTTCTAAACGTTTGTAATCAAGTAAAAACGATGCTTGGTTCTAATGCTGTTCCAATTGTATTGCCAATTGGAGACGAGGCTGATTTTAAAGGAATTGTCGACTTGGCCAAGAACAGGGCTATAGTTTGGCATGATGATAACTTTGGTTCAACGTTTGATGTTGTTGATATTCCGGAAGAAATGAAAGCTGAAGTTAAGGAGTATAGAGCTGCTTTGATCGAGGCTGTTGCGGAGTATGATGAAGAGTTGATGGAGAAATTCTTTGAAGATGAAGATTCTATCACCGAGGAAGAAGTGCATGCTGCACTTAGAGCTGCGGTAATGGATAGAGCTATCATTCCTATGATTTGTGGTTCTTCATTTAAGAATAAAGGAGTTCAATTCTTATTGGATGCTGTTTGTCGTTACTTGCCATCACCTATAGATAAAGATGATATTGTAGGTACCGATCCAAATACTGGTAATGAAATTACTAGAAAACCTGATTCAAAAGAGCCGTTTTCTGCCTTGGCCTTTAAAATTGCCACTGACCCTTTTGTAGGTCGTTTGGCATTCTTTAGAGCGTACTCAGGTCGTTTAGATGCTGGTTCTTATATATTGAACAATCGTTCAGGTAAAAAAGAACGTATTTCACGTATCTATCAAATGCATTCCAATAAGCAGAATGCTATTGATTATATAGAAGCTGGAGATATAGGTGCGGCGGTTGGATTTAAGGATATTAAGACTGGGGATACTATGTCTTCGGAGAAGCATCCTATTATCCTTGAAAGCATGGACTTTCCTGATCCGGTAATTGGTATTGCTGTTGAGCCTAAGACTAAGGCTGATGTTGATAAATTGGGTATGGCTTTGGCTAAATTGGCCGAAGAGGATCCTACTTTTCAGGTAAAAACGGATGAGGCTTCAGGGCAGACCATTATATCTGGAATGGGTGAGCTTCACTTAGATATTATTGTTGATCGTTTACGTCGTGAGTTTAAGGTTGAGGTGAACCAAGGTGAGCCACAAGTTGAATATAAAGAAGCGCTTACTAAAATGGCTGCTCACAGAGAGACTTACAAGAAGCAATCTGGTGGTCGAGGTAAGTTTGGGGATATTGTATTTGAGATGAGTCCTGCGGATGAAGATTTCGAAGGAACTGGATTGCAGTTTATTGATGAGATAAAAGGTGGTCGTATTCCAAAAGAATTTATTCCATCGGTTGAGAAAGGATTTAAGGCTGCAATGAAAAACGGACCTTTAGCTGGATTTGAAATGGATACCATGAAAGTCACGTTGAAAGATGGATCTTTCCACCCTGTGGATTCTGATGCACTTTCTTTCGAATTGGCTGCAAAAATGGGCTACAAAGCTGCTGGTAAAGCTGCAGGTGCTGTGATTATGGAGCCAATCATGAAGATTGAGGTGCTTACACCTGAAGAAAACATGGGTGATATAGTAGGTGACTTGAATAGAAGACGTGGAACAATCAGTGATATGAGTGATAGAGCTGGTGCTAAAGTCGTAAAAGGAACCGTACCGCTTTCAGAAATGTTCGGTTATGTTACTTCCCTAAGAACTTTGTCTTCAGGTAGAGCAACGTCAACTATGGAATTCTCGCACTATGCGGAAACTCCATCGAGCATATCAGAAGAGGTAATTAAATCAGTAAAAGGAGTAACCGCTTAA
- the rpsS gene encoding 30S ribosomal protein S19, with amino-acid sequence MARSLKKGPYVHHSLEKKVQNNIDSGKKTVIKTWSRASMITPDFVGQTIAVHNGRQFVPVYVTENMVGHKLGEFSPTRSFRGHAGAKNKGKK; translated from the coding sequence ATGGCACGTTCATTAAAAAAAGGACCTTACGTTCATCATAGTCTGGAAAAGAAAGTCCAGAATAATATAGATTCAGGTAAGAAAACGGTTATCAAAACATGGTCTAGAGCCTCAATGATAACGCCAGATTTCGTAGGACAAACTATAGCTGTGCATAATGGGAGACAATTTGTTCCTGTTTATGTAACGGAAAACATGGTAGGTCACAAGCTTGGAGAATTTTCACCTACAAGATCCTTTAGAGGTCATGCAGGAGCTAAAAACAAAGGAAAAAAGTAA
- the rplD gene encoding 50S ribosomal protein L4, with protein MKVAVLDIKGKETGRKVELSDDVFAIEPNEHAIYLDVKRYLAHQRQGTHKAKERAEIAGSTRKIKKQKGTGTARAGSIKSPVFRGGGRIFGPRPKDYQQKLNKNVKRLARKSALTLKSKDKALVVVEDFNFEAPKTKDFKAFLTSLGIENKKSLIVLGDSNNNVYLSSRNLERSEVVNSSELSTYKIINAGKVVLTESALEGIESNLKK; from the coding sequence ATGAAGGTTGCAGTTTTAGATATTAAAGGAAAAGAAACGGGAAGAAAGGTTGAGCTTTCTGACGATGTTTTCGCTATAGAACCTAATGAGCATGCCATCTATTTAGATGTTAAGCGATATTTAGCACACCAAAGACAGGGTACTCACAAAGCTAAAGAGAGAGCTGAGATAGCGGGTAGTACCAGAAAGATAAAAAAACAGAAAGGAACGGGTACCGCAAGGGCTGGTAGTATTAAATCTCCTGTTTTTAGAGGTGGTGGTAGAATTTTTGGTCCTAGACCGAAAGATTACCAACAAAAATTAAACAAGAATGTTAAGCGTTTGGCAAGGAAATCTGCCTTAACATTAAAGTCAAAAGACAAAGCTTTGGTTGTTGTTGAAGACTTCAATTTTGAAGCTCCTAAAACCAAGGATTTTAAAGCGTTTTTGACCTCTCTTGGAATAGAAAATAAAAAGTCTCTTATAGTGTTGGGCGATTCAAATAATAATGTATATTTGTCGTCGCGCAATTTGGAGCGTTCCGAAGTTGTAAATAGCTCAGAATTAAGTACTTACAAGATTATTAATGCTGGTAAGGTAGTACTGACCGAAAGCGCTTTGGAAGGAATAGAATCGAACCTAAAGAAATAA
- the rpsG gene encoding 30S ribosomal protein S7, translated as MRKRQAKKRPLLPDPRFNDQLVTRFVNMMMWDGKKSVAFKVFYDAIDIVEEKNTDEEKTALELWKDALSNVMPHVEVRSRRVGGATFQIPMQIRPDRKISTAMKWLISYSRKRNEKSMAQKLAAEVLAAAKEEGAAVKKRVDTHKMAEANKAFSHFRF; from the coding sequence ATGAGAAAAAGACAGGCAAAGAAAAGACCGCTTTTACCAGATCCAAGATTTAACGATCAGCTTGTTACACGTTTTGTGAACATGATGATGTGGGATGGTAAGAAATCAGTTGCTTTTAAAGTTTTTTATGATGCAATTGATATTGTTGAGGAAAAAAATACTGACGAAGAAAAAACAGCTTTGGAGTTGTGGAAAGATGCACTTTCCAATGTAATGCCACACGTTGAGGTAAGAAGTAGAAGAGTGGGTGGTGCTACATTTCAAATTCCAATGCAAATCCGTCCAGATAGAAAGATTTCTACTGCGATGAAATGGTTGATTAGTTACTCTAGGAAGCGTAACGAAAAATCCATGGCGCAAAAATTGGCTGCAGAAGTTTTGGCTGCTGCAAAAGAAGAAGGCGCGGCGGTTAAGAAAAGAGTAGATACTCACAAGATGGCGGAAGCCAATAAAGCATTCTCTCACTTTAGATTCTAG
- the rpsC gene encoding 30S ribosomal protein S3, translating to MGQKTNPIGNRLGIIRGWESNWYGGKDYGDKLAEDDKIRKYIHARLAKASVSRVIIERTLKLITITITTARPGIIIGKGGQEVDKLKEELKKITGKEVQINIHEIKRPELDANLVAASVARQIESRISYRRAIKMAVAAAIRMNAEGIKIQISGRLNGAEMARSESYKEGRIPLSTFRADVDYALHEAHTTYGRLGIKVWIMKGEVYGKRELSPLVGLSKGQGKGGKQDGKKPQRRRK from the coding sequence ATGGGACAGAAAACCAATCCGATAGGAAATCGCTTAGGAATTATCAGAGGATGGGAATCCAACTGGTACGGCGGTAAAGATTACGGCGATAAGCTGGCTGAGGATGATAAAATAAGAAAATACATCCACGCACGTTTGGCGAAAGCAAGTGTGTCAAGGGTTATTATTGAAAGAACTTTAAAACTTATTACCATTACTATTACTACGGCAAGACCAGGTATTATTATTGGTAAAGGGGGCCAGGAAGTTGATAAGCTGAAAGAGGAGCTTAAGAAAATTACTGGTAAAGAAGTTCAAATCAATATTCATGAAATCAAAAGACCTGAGCTTGATGCCAATTTGGTAGCTGCAAGTGTTGCTAGACAGATTGAGAGCAGAATTTCATATAGACGTGCTATTAAAATGGCAGTTGCAGCAGCAATCCGTATGAATGCAGAAGGTATTAAGATTCAGATTTCTGGACGTTTGAACGGAGCTGAAATGGCACGTTCTGAGTCTTATAAAGAAGGAAGAATCCCTTTGTCAACTTTCCGTGCAGATGTAGATTATGCTTTACATGAGGCGCACACTACGTACGGAAGATTGGGAATCAAAGTTTGGATTATGAAGGGTGAGGTTTATGGTAAAAGAGAACTTTCCCCATTAGTAGGATTGTCCAAAGGTCAAGGAAAAGGCGGCAAACAAGATGGTAAAAAACCACAACGTCGTAGAAAGTAA
- the rplB gene encoding 50S ribosomal protein L2: MSVRKLKPITPGQRFRVVNGFDAITTDKPEKSLLAPLKKSGGRNSQGKMTIRHRGGGHKRRYRVIDFKRDKQGVDATIVSIQYDPNRTAFIALVEYKDGEKRYVVAQNGMQVGQKISSGTKAAPEIGNALPLGEIPLGTIISCIELRPGQGAVMARSAGTFAQLMAKDGKFVTIKLPSGETRMILANCLATIGAVSNSDHQLLVSGKAGRSRWLGRRPRTRPVAMNPVDHPMGGGEGRASGGHPRSKNGIPAKGFRTRSKTKDTNRYIIERRKK; encoded by the coding sequence ATGTCAGTTAGAAAATTAAAACCGATAACCCCTGGACAGCGTTTTAGAGTAGTAAACGGATTTGACGCGATTACTACTGATAAGCCGGAGAAAAGCTTGCTTGCTCCGTTAAAAAAGTCTGGTGGTAGGAACAGTCAAGGAAAAATGACCATTCGCCATAGAGGTGGAGGGCATAAAAGAAGATATCGTGTTATCGACTTCAAAAGAGATAAGCAGGGTGTTGATGCTACTATTGTATCAATCCAGTACGATCCTAACAGAACTGCATTTATCGCACTAGTTGAATATAAAGATGGCGAGAAGAGATATGTGGTTGCTCAAAATGGAATGCAGGTAGGTCAGAAGATTTCTTCTGGTACTAAGGCTGCTCCAGAAATTGGAAATGCACTTCCTTTAGGTGAAATTCCATTGGGTACCATTATTTCTTGTATTGAACTAAGACCAGGTCAAGGAGCTGTAATGGCAAGAAGTGCTGGTACTTTTGCGCAATTAATGGCAAAAGATGGAAAATTTGTTACCATTAAACTGCCATCTGGTGAAACACGTATGATATTGGCCAATTGTTTGGCTACTATTGGAGCTGTTTCTAACTCTGACCACCAATTATTGGTATCTGGTAAAGCCGGTAGAAGCAGATGGTTGGGTAGAAGACCAAGAACTAGGCCAGTAGCTATGAACCCTGTTGATCACCCAATGGGTGGTGGTGAAGGAAGGGCTTCTGGAGGTCATCCAAGATCTAAGAACGGTATTCCTGCTAAAGGATTTAGAACGCGTTCCAAGACAAAAGATACAAATAGATATATCATAGAACGTAGAAAGAAATAA